The following proteins are encoded in a genomic region of Fervidobacterium pennivorans DSM 9078:
- a CDS encoding IS110 family transposase — protein MSQNFSIFVGIDISKHKFNACAIQNPNSIIFESAFDMSKQGFSSFVQKLSVFPKSSVLIAMESTGCYHLNLLSFLSLNDFSCVVLNPLLVNKSLPVGLRKTKTDKIDARSIALTIFYTHHILPTSSFLNSDFRDIARKKESITHQISRVKNDIEKLLSLLFPELEKVTNIYNDAILDLLSSFPSAKAIQKASIDSLRVFFSKTIGRKLKLTPETLKELANNSIAQYWPVKEKILIQTIKELRFLQQQLNEFDEMLKEYCKCASLNQDVEILTSIDGIGENSALYFLAEVGDISRFSTYKKLIAYCGLDPSVDESGKHKGESRISKRGNAHLRRIIWLMSVNVVRHNEYFKAYFQRKRAQGLVYKKAMMSVAHKLLRTIFAMMKKREKFNIDHTFSSSTQNLILHS, from the coding sequence ATGTCTCAAAACTTCTCCATCTTTGTCGGTATTGACATCTCCAAGCATAAGTTCAACGCCTGTGCTATCCAAAATCCTAATTCTATCATCTTCGAATCTGCTTTCGATATGTCCAAACAAGGGTTTTCCTCCTTTGTTCAAAAGCTCTCCGTTTTCCCTAAGTCTTCTGTCCTTATCGCTATGGAGTCTACTGGCTGTTACCATCTTAACCTTCTTTCTTTCCTCTCTCTCAATGATTTCTCTTGTGTCGTTCTTAATCCTTTGCTTGTTAACAAATCTCTTCCCGTTGGGCTTAGGAAAACTAAAACTGACAAAATCGATGCTCGCTCTATTGCTCTTACCATCTTCTATACCCATCACATTCTTCCTACTTCTTCTTTCCTCAACTCAGATTTTCGGGATATTGCAAGGAAAAAGGAAAGCATCACTCATCAAATCTCAAGAGTCAAAAACGACATCGAAAAGCTTCTTTCTCTCCTCTTCCCTGAACTTGAAAAAGTGACCAACATCTACAATGATGCTATCTTGGATTTGCTTTCTTCTTTCCCTTCTGCTAAAGCTATCCAAAAAGCCTCCATTGATTCTCTACGTGTTTTCTTTTCAAAAACAATCGGTAGAAAGTTAAAACTTACCCCAGAAACTCTTAAAGAGCTTGCTAACAACTCCATCGCTCAGTATTGGCCAGTGAAAGAGAAGATTCTTATTCAAACTATCAAGGAACTTCGATTTTTACAACAGCAACTTAATGAGTTTGATGAGATGCTCAAAGAATATTGCAAATGTGCTTCGCTTAATCAAGATGTTGAAATACTCACGTCCATTGACGGAATTGGTGAAAATAGCGCACTGTATTTTCTTGCCGAAGTTGGCGATATTTCAAGATTTAGCACTTACAAAAAACTAATTGCCTATTGTGGGCTTGACCCAAGCGTAGATGAATCAGGCAAACACAAAGGAGAAAGCCGTATATCCAAAAGGGGCAATGCACACCTGAGACGAATAATTTGGCTGATGAGTGTGAATGTAGTGAGACACAACGAATATTTTAAAGCATATTTTCAAAGAAAACGAGCGCAAGGGTTAGTATACAAAAAAGCGATGATGAGTGTAGCGCACAAATTGCTAAGGACGATATTTGCTATGATGAAAAAGCGCGAGAAATTCAACATCGATCATACATTTTCGTCTTCTACTCAAAATTTAATTTTACATAGTTGA
- a CDS encoding TIGR00266 family protein, translating to MRGEIEFRGSYALLKVYLGPGERVKVEPGAMVYMKGPVNVETSTGGVWKALKRAVLGGESFFMNTYYSSGDGEIGIAPELPGDIETVHVNGTLFVQSTSFLACDAQVDLDVSFGGFKSFFAGEGIFLLKLQGYGDAAISSFGAIKILELQVGEKITIDTGHVVAFDGSVNYSVRTFGGIKSTLFGGEGLVCDFTGPGRIYVQTRNYPAFVEWIKSLVPRETGSR from the coding sequence ATGAGAGGCGAGATAGAATTTAGAGGTAGTTATGCACTCTTGAAAGTATATCTTGGACCGGGTGAACGAGTAAAGGTAGAACCTGGTGCGATGGTTTATATGAAGGGTCCTGTTAATGTTGAAACGTCGACAGGTGGTGTTTGGAAAGCTTTGAAACGAGCTGTTCTTGGTGGGGAAAGCTTTTTCATGAACACGTATTATTCATCCGGTGACGGAGAAATTGGTATAGCTCCAGAATTGCCTGGTGATATAGAGACCGTTCATGTGAATGGTACATTATTTGTTCAGTCAACATCATTTTTGGCTTGTGATGCTCAGGTGGATTTAGATGTTTCATTCGGAGGTTTTAAATCCTTCTTTGCAGGTGAAGGAATATTCTTGCTTAAGCTTCAAGGATACGGTGATGCTGCCATTTCTTCCTTTGGGGCTATCAAGATACTAGAATTGCAAGTTGGGGAAAAGATAACAATTGATACGGGACACGTCGTAGCCTTTGATGGGAGTGTTAACTACAGTGTTAGAACTTTTGGCGGGATAAAGTCTACACTTTTTGGTGGTGAAGGTCTTGTCTGCGATTTTACAGGACCTGGGAGAATATATGTTCAAACAAGAAATTATCCTGCGTTTGTAGAATGGATAAAATCACTAGTTCCTCGCGAGACTGGAAGTAGGTGA
- the pyrR gene encoding bifunctional pyr operon transcriptional regulator/uracil phosphoribosyltransferase PyrR: MVKILGEDDIRRSLMRISHEILEKNKGAEDLVIIGIITRGWYLAKRIAKNISMIEGVELPVGALDVAPFRDDEKRTSKEEDKSIINFSLQGKKVVLVDDVLFTGRTVRAAMDAIISRGRPKSIQLAVLIDRGHREFPIRPDYVGKNIPSSKELEIVKVRLKEVDGEDGVYILKVGEDV; encoded by the coding sequence ATGGTGAAAATACTCGGTGAAGATGATATAAGAAGGTCGTTGATGCGTATATCACACGAGATTTTGGAAAAGAACAAAGGTGCCGAAGATTTGGTCATTATAGGTATCATCACACGCGGATGGTATCTTGCTAAGAGGATAGCTAAAAATATATCGATGATAGAAGGTGTGGAATTACCTGTTGGAGCATTAGATGTCGCACCGTTTAGAGATGATGAAAAGAGAACTTCAAAAGAAGAAGATAAGAGTATCATAAATTTCAGTTTGCAAGGCAAAAAGGTAGTTCTTGTTGATGATGTCCTTTTTACAGGTAGAACGGTTAGGGCGGCAATGGATGCTATTATCTCGCGTGGTAGACCAAAATCCATTCAGCTTGCTGTACTTATCGATAGAGGACATAGGGAATTTCCAATACGACCAGATTACGTAGGTAAGAACATTCCAAGTTCAAAAGAATTGGAAATTGTCAAAGTCAGGTTGAAAGAGGTTGATGGTGAAGACGGCGTTTATATATTGAAAGTGGGGGAAGATGTATGA
- the tgt gene encoding tRNA guanosine(34) transglycosylase Tgt has protein sequence MGSLRFEVLKTVGNARRGRMHLPHGIVETPTFMPVGTNANVKLVTPHILKENNVQIILSNAFHLYLKPGLDVIREFGGLHNFMNWDRPILTDSGGFQVFSLKKGQKITDDGVWIMSPIDGSKHYITPELSMEIQATLGSDIVMAFDYCADPKDGYDEAKRSVKLTTKWAKRSLEHLRRISHQAIFGIIQGAIYEDLREMSLKEITEFDFDGFAIGGLSVGEPHEVTLKMVEFIGPKMPPDKPRYFMGGGSPDLLVDLVASGVDIFDSVFPTRVARHGLAVTWNGKFNIRSARYKYDKTPIDENCTCYTCRNFSKGYIRHLFDREEVLGQILLTIHDIHFMMEFGEKMRESIENGTFYEFREKVKKAYEKQASEG, from the coding sequence ATGGGTTCACTAAGATTTGAAGTTTTAAAAACTGTTGGTAACGCAAGACGTGGGAGGATGCACCTCCCACATGGTATTGTTGAAACACCTACATTCATGCCGGTTGGTACGAACGCAAATGTGAAGTTGGTAACCCCGCATATATTAAAAGAAAACAACGTTCAAATAATTCTCTCGAATGCATTTCACCTATATTTGAAACCAGGATTAGATGTCATCCGAGAATTTGGCGGGCTTCACAACTTCATGAACTGGGACAGACCGATTTTAACCGATAGTGGTGGTTTTCAAGTATTCAGTCTCAAGAAGGGTCAGAAGATTACGGACGATGGCGTATGGATTATGTCTCCGATAGACGGTTCAAAGCATTATATAACACCAGAGTTATCGATGGAGATACAAGCTACCCTTGGTTCTGATATTGTTATGGCATTTGATTATTGTGCTGACCCAAAGGATGGATACGATGAGGCAAAAAGGTCTGTTAAGCTTACAACAAAATGGGCTAAGCGAAGTTTGGAACATTTGAGACGGATTTCTCATCAAGCGATTTTTGGCATAATCCAAGGTGCTATTTACGAAGACCTCAGAGAGATGAGTTTGAAAGAGATTACCGAATTTGATTTCGATGGATTTGCTATAGGTGGGTTAAGTGTCGGTGAACCTCACGAAGTAACGTTAAAGATGGTTGAGTTTATAGGTCCAAAAATGCCTCCAGATAAGCCTAGGTATTTCATGGGAGGTGGTTCCCCAGATTTGTTAGTTGACTTAGTAGCGAGTGGTGTTGATATCTTCGACAGTGTCTTTCCAACACGAGTTGCTCGGCATGGACTAGCAGTTACCTGGAATGGAAAGTTCAATATCCGCTCAGCTAGATACAAATACGACAAAACACCCATAGATGAAAACTGCACATGTTACACGTGTCGTAATTTTTCAAAAGGATACATAAGGCATCTGTTTGACAGAGAAGAAGTATTGGGGCAGATACTTTTAACAATTCACGACATACATTTCATGATGGAATTTGGAGAAAAGATGCGTGAAAGCATAGAAAATGGAACTTTTTACGAGTTTCGAGAGAAGGTGAAGAAGGCGTATGAAAAGCAAGCTTCAGAAGGGTAA
- a CDS encoding cyclodeaminase/cyclohydrolase family protein: MDIDIRKLTVEELCNKVKEKNPVPGGGAVGAVVAALGAALNSMVANLTLGKKKYENYEGLMQEVLENMELVLEKTLRLASEDVKAFDKVMEAYKLPKEDPERELKIQEALKKAVETPFELVECARDILKYSEIVAKWGNQNAVSDAYSAAELARAACKIGEYNVVINLKSITDEEFKNKVLDEMYEVMGEAKVYYERIQELIKENGFTKI; encoded by the coding sequence ATGGATATTGATATCAGAAAATTAACAGTTGAGGAACTTTGTAATAAAGTGAAGGAAAAAAACCCTGTTCCTGGTGGCGGAGCAGTTGGTGCTGTTGTTGCTGCACTTGGAGCTGCACTAAATTCAATGGTTGCTAATCTTACACTCGGAAAGAAAAAATACGAAAATTACGAGGGGCTTATGCAAGAAGTATTGGAAAACATGGAGCTTGTTCTTGAGAAGACTCTGAGATTGGCTTCTGAAGATGTCAAAGCTTTTGATAAAGTTATGGAAGCTTACAAGTTACCGAAAGAGGACCCCGAGAGAGAATTAAAGATTCAAGAAGCCCTAAAAAAAGCTGTTGAAACACCTTTTGAACTCGTTGAGTGCGCAAGAGATATTCTAAAATACAGTGAAATTGTTGCAAAATGGGGTAACCAAAATGCGGTATCTGATGCGTACAGTGCTGCGGAATTAGCAAGGGCTGCATGTAAAATTGGTGAGTACAATGTAGTAATCAACCTTAAATCAATAACAGATGAAGAATTCAAAAACAAAGTACTTGATGAGATGTACGAAGTTATGGGAGAAGCAAAAGTTTACTACGAAAGAATACAGGAGTTGATAAAAGAAAATGGGTTCACTAAGATTTGA
- a CDS encoding MATE family efflux transporter, whose product MARVDVLNERIEYSIFHLAWPLIISNSFQTIYNIVDSYFLGKLGPIQFSASTVTWPVIFTFISLAMGFSQAGIAIVSQYAGKKDVLGVRKSSGQLYLVTIITGLLSTVLGLAFTKPIIYGIVGSKNPQVIPYAISYYVVDIIGLPLVFILNTTTSIMRAIGDSQFGMRMILYMNVINMIFDPLLIFGIGPFPRLGVAGAAWASNIGRLVAAAISVNHVFSERAVVRIERKDFKPEWRMISLILKLGLPSAIGMSVTSAGFAVIMKYVAMFGPAVISAYGIGNRVTNLVSMISFGLAGAVSTMVGQFIGARRFEDAERTVRTAFFWNVIIIGFLSVLTFAYGKQVTKFFINDPEVIKMGDIFFKYISFSMPIFTSYMIYNNALIGAGKTVLTMIGDILRLWGIRIPIIAVLATTMGFKGIFVGMIISNLIVFFVTYAFFKFSNWKKAVV is encoded by the coding sequence ATGGCTCGTGTTGATGTGTTGAACGAACGAATAGAATACTCCATTTTTCATTTAGCTTGGCCATTGATAATCTCAAATTCATTTCAAACTATTTACAACATTGTAGATTCTTACTTTCTTGGTAAACTTGGACCAATCCAATTCTCCGCGTCAACCGTCACTTGGCCTGTTATTTTCACATTCATTTCCCTCGCGATGGGTTTTTCACAGGCAGGCATAGCAATTGTCTCCCAATATGCTGGAAAAAAAGATGTCTTAGGTGTAAGGAAATCATCCGGTCAATTGTATTTAGTAACGATTATAACGGGGCTTCTATCTACAGTCTTGGGACTTGCCTTCACAAAACCTATTATTTACGGCATTGTCGGTTCTAAAAACCCTCAAGTTATTCCATACGCGATTAGCTATTATGTTGTTGACATAATAGGTCTGCCCCTTGTATTCATACTCAACACGACTACTTCCATTATGCGTGCGATAGGAGACTCACAATTCGGAATGCGCATGATACTTTACATGAACGTTATAAACATGATTTTCGACCCTCTTTTGATTTTCGGAATAGGTCCATTCCCCAGGCTTGGTGTTGCCGGAGCAGCATGGGCATCGAATATTGGCAGGCTCGTGGCAGCAGCAATTAGCGTTAATCACGTTTTTTCAGAAAGGGCTGTTGTAAGAATCGAGAGGAAAGATTTCAAACCCGAATGGAGGATGATATCTTTAATCTTGAAGCTTGGACTTCCCAGTGCAATAGGTATGTCAGTTACGTCTGCTGGTTTTGCGGTTATCATGAAATACGTAGCAATGTTTGGACCTGCAGTGATAAGTGCATACGGTATAGGTAACAGGGTTACTAACCTTGTATCAATGATTTCCTTCGGTTTAGCTGGAGCAGTATCAACCATGGTTGGACAATTCATAGGAGCAAGAAGATTCGAAGATGCTGAAAGGACGGTCAGAACCGCCTTCTTTTGGAACGTTATTATTATAGGTTTCCTTTCTGTCCTCACATTCGCTTACGGAAAGCAAGTAACGAAATTTTTTATCAACGACCCTGAAGTTATAAAAATGGGAGACATATTTTTTAAGTACATCTCATTCTCAATGCCGATATTCACATCCTACATGATATACAACAATGCACTCATAGGTGCAGGCAAGACCGTGCTAACAATGATAGGTGATATACTAAGGCTGTGGGGGATTAGAATTCCGATAATTGCCGTGCTTGCAACAACCATGGGATTCAAGGGGATTTTTGTTGGTATGATAATAAGCAATTTGATAGTCTTCTTTGTAACCTACGCCTTCTTCAAGTTCTCAAATTGGAAGAAAGCTGTTGTTTAA
- a CDS encoding HAD family hydrolase: MEKKTIDNVKYIFLDYDGTIIENAESEFLKEYFTLLSKKSGIEFNQLLQLVMSSVEETIKNTANDKNLFEKFTMAISQSSRKSPEYWIKLFYAFYETEFDQLSRIVKPKKELIELISKTDKKLIFASNPLFPKIATYKRIKFAGLEPEMFLYVAHMENSTYAKPNPMFFKEIMAKLNLSPDECVMIGDTEFDMACEKVGIKFIHINETEKWKQVF, from the coding sequence ATGGAGAAAAAAACAATCGATAACGTAAAATACATATTCTTGGACTACGACGGGACTATTATAGAAAACGCAGAATCGGAGTTTTTGAAAGAATATTTCACTTTACTTTCGAAAAAATCCGGTATTGAATTTAACCAACTCTTGCAATTGGTTATGTCCTCTGTTGAAGAAACTATCAAAAATACCGCAAATGATAAGAACCTTTTTGAAAAGTTCACCATGGCGATTTCTCAAAGCTCGCGAAAATCCCCAGAGTATTGGATAAAGCTATTCTATGCTTTCTATGAAACCGAATTCGACCAGCTCTCAAGAATTGTGAAACCTAAGAAAGAACTAATCGAACTGATAAGCAAAACTGATAAAAAGTTGATATTCGCATCTAACCCGCTCTTCCCAAAGATTGCAACTTACAAACGTATAAAATTTGCAGGTTTAGAACCAGAAATGTTTTTGTATGTCGCCCATATGGAAAATAGCACGTATGCAAAGCCAAATCCAATGTTTTTCAAAGAGATAATGGCAAAACTAAATCTCTCACCAGACGAATGTGTGATGATAGGTGACACAGAATTTGACATGGCTTGCGAAAAGGTAGGAATCAAATTTATACATATCAATGAAACAGAAAAATGGAAGCAGGTCTTTTAA
- a CDS encoding DUF2922 domain-containing protein produces MKRLTLMFRKSEGTRTRTYRLNIPEPIDNINPAELEQDMQQLKQLGVIPEGFEPDEARLTETNVQILVNLIL; encoded by the coding sequence ATGAAAAGACTCACATTAATGTTTAGGAAAAGCGAAGGAACTCGAACGAGGACCTATAGGCTGAATATCCCAGAACCTATTGACAATATTAATCCTGCAGAACTTGAACAAGACATGCAACAACTTAAGCAACTCGGCGTGATACCGGAGGGATTTGAACCAGACGAAGCAAGGCTAACGGAAACCAATGTGCAGATTTTGGTTAATTTGATTCTCTAA
- a CDS encoding 6-phosphofructokinase, with translation MKALYAQSGGVTSVINASAYGVIDEARKNGLEIYVGINGVTGILKERFLDATELDIEFLRYTPAGAFGSCRKKLKSDADIEKLFEIFRKNDIRYFFYNGGNDSMDTAWRLQAEAQKRGYELKVVGVPKTIDNDLPHTDHCPGYGSAAKYIAIAMMEAALDLRSMYVDSTQVFVMEIMGRHAGWLAAAAALGWVNGIGADIVLLPEEPFNKDEFISAVDNIVSRKGHCAIAVAEGLKYPDGFFVSDMGYTDSFGNRQLGGVGFTIAGMVRSELGLKTHVAIPDYLQRSGRHIASATDVQEAEMCGRMAVRYALEDNYGVMVTMERVSDEPYEIRYSSVPLNLVAEQTRMLPKDYFDKFMVTEKFFKYALPLIQGEPYPPFRNGLPDYKLLDLK, from the coding sequence ATGAAGGCGTTGTACGCACAGTCTGGTGGTGTTACAAGCGTTATCAACGCAAGTGCCTATGGTGTTATAGATGAGGCAAGAAAGAACGGTTTGGAAATATACGTGGGAATTAACGGTGTTACGGGTATTTTGAAGGAGAGATTTCTGGATGCAACAGAGCTTGACATAGAATTTTTGAGGTACACACCTGCAGGTGCGTTTGGTTCTTGTAGAAAGAAGTTAAAAAGTGATGCTGATATAGAGAAGCTTTTTGAGATTTTTAGGAAAAATGATATTAGATATTTCTTCTACAACGGTGGCAACGATTCTATGGACACCGCTTGGAGATTGCAGGCCGAAGCACAAAAAAGAGGTTACGAATTGAAAGTTGTTGGAGTCCCCAAGACTATTGATAATGACCTTCCACATACAGACCATTGTCCCGGATACGGCTCAGCCGCGAAATATATTGCTATAGCTATGATGGAGGCTGCACTTGATTTAAGAAGCATGTATGTGGACTCTACTCAGGTTTTCGTCATGGAAATCATGGGAAGACATGCTGGTTGGTTAGCAGCTGCCGCAGCTTTAGGTTGGGTAAACGGTATCGGTGCAGATATTGTGTTGTTACCAGAAGAGCCGTTTAATAAAGATGAATTTATTTCTGCGGTAGATAATATTGTTTCCAGGAAAGGTCACTGTGCTATCGCTGTTGCGGAGGGTTTGAAATATCCGGACGGGTTCTTTGTCTCCGATATGGGATACACCGATAGTTTTGGTAATCGCCAACTTGGAGGTGTTGGATTCACGATTGCTGGTATGGTTAGGTCTGAGTTAGGACTAAAAACCCACGTGGCAATCCCAGATTATTTACAAAGGAGTGGGAGACATATTGCAAGCGCGACAGACGTCCAAGAAGCTGAGATGTGTGGAAGAATGGCCGTTAGATATGCTTTGGAGGATAATTACGGTGTTATGGTTACTATGGAGCGCGTTTCGGATGAACCGTATGAAATTAGATACTCTTCTGTTCCTCTGAATTTGGTTGCGGAACAAACAAGGATGCTCCCAAAAGATTATTTCGACAAGTTCATGGTAACAGAAAAGTTCTTCAAATACGCACTACCATTGATACAGGGAGAGCCGTATCCACCATTCAGAAACGGACTGCCGGATTACAAGCTGTTGGATTTAAAGTAA
- a CDS encoding glycoside hydrolase family 13, translated as MKLSIFSNLKKALFVVTLIVLLSTLSFAGVTYKDGKVIFTFKAQANVVYLAGTFNNWSPIAWAMKLVDGVWTYEAELKPGTYQYKFVIDGKTWKEDPEAPAYVDDGFGGKNGIFTLTDDGKIVAPEGTTQAQTQQGGKKYILNEKRENTIFVDADGYVIIRYYNKDAKQPYIAGSFNNWKADDTPLYFIEDGWWEAVLELQPGVYEYKFVVDGNWIPDPNAFAYTDDGFGGLNAVIEVAREGGKLVVKAPATAVKEGKQEGSKVEEKKPAATVGKVTPGLSIVDGKVVFAVKKENAQEAYLAGSFNGWNPRAQKMQLVDGYWVTTLALQPGVHKYKFVFVIGGNDVWEEDPLAPAYEPDGFGGKNGVFKLVEKDGKLAIEGVESQAGGLPVKGKYEFTYSFKLDATKYLIFTGAPTTKLTLMFVPNSDITVSLVYGGATVDSALFNLKNDKLNVGFHYKTPWNLPAGTKAKDTGLVFSYKVMEKVSVIFGLGYTSNKLPMVGGLEYNCLTLVAASDYYATGYSVAARYDIEKPFGLSVEGLYNLANSSYYVAMSFSTEQFAISGNFDGNKFYAEGQTGIFGFGLYANGTYTLGSKNYTVYGQITVDKYKFGIGYEKSSTTNAVSVVLGRFDDVSDVKLTIRNTNLQNIMGATTLILTGVVNF; from the coding sequence ATGAAGCTTTCGATATTTTCAAACTTGAAAAAGGCACTGTTTGTTGTTACTTTAATTGTTCTACTTTCAACATTGTCGTTTGCAGGTGTTACTTACAAAGACGGAAAGGTTATATTCACATTTAAAGCTCAAGCTAACGTTGTTTATCTGGCAGGTACATTTAATAACTGGAGTCCAATAGCATGGGCGATGAAGTTAGTTGATGGGGTTTGGACCTACGAAGCGGAATTAAAACCTGGAACCTACCAGTACAAGTTTGTTATCGATGGCAAGACCTGGAAAGAAGACCCGGAAGCCCCAGCCTATGTGGATGATGGGTTTGGTGGCAAGAACGGAATCTTCACACTTACAGATGATGGCAAGATAGTAGCTCCGGAAGGAACAACTCAAGCACAAACTCAGCAAGGCGGAAAGAAGTATATACTGAATGAAAAAAGAGAAAACACGATATTTGTCGATGCTGATGGTTATGTGATTATCCGTTACTACAACAAAGACGCAAAACAACCTTACATTGCTGGTTCTTTCAACAATTGGAAAGCAGACGATACTCCGCTTTATTTTATCGAGGATGGATGGTGGGAAGCAGTATTGGAACTTCAACCTGGCGTATACGAATACAAATTCGTTGTTGACGGTAATTGGATACCCGACCCAAATGCGTTCGCATATACCGATGATGGTTTTGGTGGACTGAATGCAGTTATCGAAGTTGCACGCGAAGGTGGAAAACTTGTTGTAAAGGCACCAGCAACAGCAGTTAAGGAAGGAAAGCAAGAAGGATCTAAAGTGGAAGAAAAGAAGCCTGCAGCAACGGTAGGAAAGGTCACACCGGGATTGTCTATCGTTGATGGTAAGGTTGTTTTTGCAGTAAAAAAAGAGAATGCTCAAGAAGCTTATCTTGCAGGTTCGTTCAACGGATGGAACCCAAGGGCACAAAAGATGCAACTTGTCGATGGATATTGGGTGACAACACTTGCTCTACAACCAGGTGTGCATAAGTATAAATTCGTTTTTGTGATTGGTGGAAACGATGTCTGGGAAGAAGACCCACTCGCTCCAGCATACGAGCCAGATGGATTTGGTGGCAAGAACGGTGTATTCAAACTCGTTGAAAAAGATGGAAAGCTTGCTATTGAAGGAGTAGAATCGCAAGCAGGGGGACTACCGGTAAAAGGGAAATACGAGTTCACCTATTCGTTTAAGTTGGATGCGACTAAATATTTGATTTTTACAGGTGCGCCAACCACTAAGTTGACACTGATGTTCGTTCCAAATTCAGACATCACAGTGTCCTTGGTTTACGGTGGAGCAACTGTCGACAGCGCTTTGTTTAACCTAAAGAACGATAAACTTAATGTTGGTTTCCATTACAAAACACCTTGGAATTTGCCCGCCGGAACCAAAGCCAAGGATACAGGCTTAGTTTTCAGTTATAAAGTAATGGAAAAGGTTTCTGTCATCTTCGGATTGGGCTACACGAGCAACAAACTTCCGATGGTCGGTGGTTTAGAATACAACTGTTTAACGCTCGTGGCGGCTTCTGATTATTACGCAACCGGTTATTCTGTTGCAGCAAGATACGATATAGAGAAGCCGTTCGGTCTTTCCGTCGAAGGCCTGTATAACTTGGCTAACTCCTCATATTACGTCGCTATGAGTTTTTCAACGGAACAGTTTGCGATTTCTGGAAACTTTGATGGAAACAAATTTTACGCAGAAGGACAAACAGGAATTTTTGGGTTTGGCCTATATGCTAACGGCACATACACGCTCGGCTCCAAAAATTACACGGTTTATGGACAAATCACTGTAGACAAATACAAATTCGGAATAGGTTACGAAAAGTCATCAACCACCAACGCAGTTTCAGTTGTTTTGGGAAGATTTGATGATGTTTCTGATGTCAAATTGACCATCAGAAACACAAACTTGCAAAACATAATGGGAGCAACAACGCTAATACTAACCGGTGTTGTTAATTTCTAA